One Paraglaciecola mesophila genomic region harbors:
- the surA gene encoding peptidylprolyl isomerase SurA, whose product MKLTVVTFALLAFISFSTFAKQTRLDNVAVIVDQGVVLESQIEELVSTVKRNAITNNQTLPSDRVLRTQAIERLIVDSLQSQMADRMGIQISDPQLDQTIDNIAREDGTTVEQLRQSLASEGVSFEVYREQVRKELISGEVRRANVRRRIYITPQEISNLVKLIDEQGGQQAEYHLGHILIGFPPDPTDADVSKAKDTAEKVLELLNNGSEFAKIATASSSGSKALEGGDLGWMNINSMPTLFAEAVQGASKDDLIGPIRSGAGFHVLKIIDIRGIEKVEVAELKSRHILIKPSVILSDEKAEKMLIEFRKQLLAGEADFAELAKEHSADPGSALRGGDLGWADPNVYVPAFRDTLQKLEVGEISQPVRSTHGWHLMQLMDKRVQDATEKRKEDKAYQLLFQRKFAEETEAWLKEMRDSAYVELLDKKDNS is encoded by the coding sequence ATGAAATTAACTGTAGTCACTTTTGCCCTTTTGGCATTTATTTCGTTTAGCACGTTCGCCAAGCAAACTCGCTTGGACAATGTGGCAGTGATCGTCGATCAGGGCGTGGTACTGGAAAGCCAAATTGAAGAGCTAGTCAGTACTGTAAAGCGTAACGCGATAACCAATAATCAAACTTTACCATCGGATCGCGTACTACGTACCCAAGCGATAGAGCGCCTGATCGTTGATAGTTTGCAAAGCCAAATGGCTGATCGCATGGGGATTCAAATTAGCGATCCTCAGTTAGATCAAACCATTGACAATATTGCAAGAGAAGACGGCACCACTGTTGAACAGCTGCGCCAAAGTCTTGCTTCTGAAGGCGTCAGTTTTGAAGTCTATCGTGAGCAAGTACGTAAAGAGTTGATCTCTGGTGAGGTTCGCCGTGCGAATGTTCGTCGTCGTATTTACATTACACCGCAAGAAATTAGTAATCTCGTTAAGTTAATTGACGAGCAAGGCGGCCAACAAGCTGAGTACCACCTTGGGCATATATTGATTGGCTTTCCGCCAGACCCAACTGATGCAGATGTAAGCAAAGCCAAAGACACAGCTGAAAAAGTGCTCGAATTACTGAATAACGGCTCCGAATTCGCCAAGATAGCAACAGCGTCTTCTTCTGGCTCTAAGGCCCTTGAAGGGGGGGATTTAGGTTGGATGAACATTAACTCTATGCCGACTCTGTTTGCCGAAGCCGTGCAAGGCGCAAGCAAAGATGATCTTATCGGCCCGATTCGCAGTGGCGCGGGTTTTCACGTATTAAAAATAATTGATATTCGCGGCATAGAAAAAGTTGAAGTAGCCGAACTTAAATCGCGTCATATTTTGATTAAACCTTCGGTGATATTGAGCGACGAAAAAGCTGAAAAAATGCTGATTGAATTCAGAAAACAGTTACTTGCAGGTGAAGCTGATTTTGCCGAATTGGCCAAAGAACATTCTGCTGATCCAGGCTCGGCGTTACGCGGCGGGGATTTAGGTTGGGCAGACCCTAACGTATATGTTCCAGCTTTTAGAGACACATTGCAGAAACTAGAGGTGGGCGAAATAAGCCAACCTGTACGCTCTACCCACGGTTGGCATTTAATGCAACTGATGGACAAACGTGTGCAAGACGCCACTGAAAAGCGCAAAGAAGACAAAGCGTATCAATTGTTGTTCCAGCGTAAGTTTGCTGAAGAAACCGAGGCTTGGTTAAAAGAAATGCGTGACAGCGCATACGTTGAATTACTTGATAAAAAAGACAACAGCTAA
- a CDS encoding LPS-assembly protein LptD, whose product MELNSRDFNHYQAAFLPYRMKIKQPLHVLCFSLCSLSAAAQETCPAPANTFVVEKRLPNGQIQVISNMTSIQQDNFAEFEGEVEITNKDSQIIANRAQIDRTTQQLIATGDVTYQTPELSVTSQKVLLNTQNNRMEIADTQYELTTLNARGDAELLVVDQTQGLQLNGVTFSTCPTGQEDWLVRADSIKVKPDETRGVARNAVFYVQDIPIFYLPYYSFPVTDARETGLLFPKVGSSSSTGFAYEQPYYLNLDQQYDATITPRYMTKRGLQLKTEFRYLTEQNSGQIDIEYLPNDSDSSTNEDRYFYRLTHKGALSENWEVNVDFNGLSDDNYIVDLGSNYYNSADTHLFRTLGLHYYSDALNVSLQLRDFEILGDHDDTYRALPELKLDYTSDLPAGFKFDIHSELARFDNANGTSPKATRAHIAPTLSLPLENSWGEFLAETSVMHTVYRQENIEGTDLSRDVSRTLGQAKLYGALVFERQAHWFGSDVTQTLEPRAQYLYTSYQDQSDIGLYDTTRLFNDFGGLFRGQEFTGLDRISDQNQVTLGVTSRIIDKDNREQFKLSLGQIFYLEDNKVTAASKEDDRSALAAELDWRIGSKWLAHSEVQVSTETDKVERSSIGLEYRLARDKMVQFNHRFVRDLSGEQISQLGLTASWPITRDWYWVGRWYRDIERHRTIESYTGFQYESCCWALRIVAQRQLTSRFDDDGLQSTDEFDSGIAIQFLFKGIGGDSSGRDMLRDGLFGYRQPYLLD is encoded by the coding sequence TTGGAGCTTAACTCCCGTGACTTTAACCATTATCAGGCTGCCTTTTTACCCTACCGTATGAAAATCAAGCAACCTCTTCACGTGCTCTGTTTCTCGTTATGCTCACTTAGTGCGGCAGCTCAGGAAACATGTCCAGCACCTGCAAATACTTTCGTGGTAGAGAAGCGTCTGCCTAACGGACAAATTCAAGTTATATCTAATATGACCTCGATTCAGCAAGATAATTTCGCAGAATTTGAGGGCGAAGTAGAAATAACCAATAAAGATTCGCAAATTATAGCAAATCGAGCACAAATTGACCGTACGACCCAGCAGCTCATTGCAACAGGAGATGTTACCTATCAAACACCTGAGCTAAGTGTTACCAGTCAGAAAGTTCTGCTCAACACCCAAAACAACCGCATGGAAATTGCCGACACCCAATATGAATTAACGACGCTCAATGCGCGAGGGGACGCGGAACTTTTGGTTGTGGATCAAACTCAAGGTTTACAATTAAATGGCGTCACTTTTTCAACGTGCCCAACAGGCCAAGAAGATTGGTTAGTCCGTGCTGATAGCATCAAAGTCAAACCCGATGAAACACGCGGTGTCGCGCGAAACGCGGTGTTTTATGTGCAAGACATTCCGATTTTCTATCTTCCTTATTATTCTTTTCCAGTTACGGATGCAAGAGAGACTGGCTTGTTATTCCCCAAGGTAGGCAGCAGTAGTAGTACCGGATTTGCTTATGAGCAACCATACTATCTGAACCTAGACCAACAATATGATGCGACGATTACGCCTCGCTATATGACAAAGCGAGGGTTACAGTTAAAAACGGAATTTCGTTACCTAACTGAGCAAAACAGTGGTCAGATCGATATTGAATACTTGCCTAACGATTCTGACTCTAGCACCAATGAAGACCGCTACTTTTACAGACTCACCCATAAAGGGGCCTTATCCGAAAATTGGGAAGTAAATGTCGATTTCAACGGTTTGAGTGATGATAACTATATAGTTGACTTGGGCTCTAACTACTACAACTCAGCTGATACTCACTTGTTCAGAACCCTAGGCTTGCACTATTACTCTGATGCTTTGAATGTCAGTTTACAACTGCGGGACTTTGAAATTTTAGGTGATCATGACGATACCTACCGCGCTTTACCTGAGCTAAAGCTTGATTACACAAGTGACTTACCCGCTGGTTTTAAATTTGACATTCACTCGGAATTGGCTCGTTTTGACAATGCAAATGGCACAAGTCCTAAGGCGACTCGTGCCCATATAGCGCCCACTTTAAGCCTGCCACTTGAGAACAGTTGGGGCGAATTCCTCGCCGAAACATCCGTTATGCATACCGTATATCGCCAAGAAAACATCGAAGGAACCGACCTTTCTCGTGATGTGTCACGTACATTAGGTCAAGCCAAATTATACGGTGCCTTGGTGTTCGAAAGACAAGCTCATTGGTTCGGCTCAGATGTAACCCAAACGTTGGAGCCAAGAGCGCAATATTTGTATACCAGTTACCAAGACCAATCAGATATCGGCTTATATGATACAACTCGCTTATTTAACGATTTCGGTGGATTGTTCCGAGGTCAGGAGTTTACTGGGTTAGATCGTATCAGCGACCAAAATCAAGTGACCCTTGGTGTCACCTCGCGCATAATTGATAAAGATAATAGGGAACAATTTAAACTTAGCTTGGGTCAGATTTTCTATCTTGAAGACAACAAGGTCACAGCAGCAAGTAAAGAAGACGACAGGTCAGCCTTAGCAGCAGAGTTGGATTGGCGCATCGGCAGTAAGTGGCTAGCTCACAGCGAAGTGCAAGTATCCACCGAAACCGACAAAGTTGAGCGCAGTAGTATTGGCCTTGAATATCGACTAGCCAGAGACAAAATGGTGCAATTTAACCACAGATTTGTGCGGGATTTGTCTGGCGAGCAAATTAGTCAATTGGGGTTAACTGCCAGTTGGCCGATTACTCGCGACTGGTATTGGGTAGGCCGCTGGTATCGTGATATAGAGCGCCATCGGACCATCGAAAGCTACACAGGTTTTCAATATGAATCCTGTTGCTGGGCACTGCGCATTGTCGCTCAGCGTCAATTAACCAGTCGTTTTGATGATGACGGGCTACAAAGCACAGACGAGTTTGATTCAGGTATCGCCATTCAATTCTTGTTTAAAGGAATTGGCGGTGATAGTTCAGGGCGCGACATGTTAAGAGATGGATTGTTCGGCTATCGGCAGCCTTATCTGTTAGATTAG
- a CDS encoding aminoglycoside phosphotransferase family protein, which produces MSPLAQRQAQLMDWINHSTPFLCQQLHMVYGDASFRRYFRFTFDERTIIAVDAPPTFEDSEKFALVAESFAANGLRVPDILAADHTLGFYCLNDFGDEQLAHQLNDHSCHQLYPKALALLPKVQQCTATAQATLPAYDHKLFTREFEIFTQWLLDVHLGYRLTAEQHAMLNDTFNVLADNFFEQPKVGVHRDFHSRNLMMLQNNEIGVIDFQDAVVGPITYDAVSLLRDCYRRWPDKWVSNWLAAFQQQFYPQYPLVKFTRWFDLTGMQRHIKASGIFARLHHRDGKSDYLEDIPRTLGYMVDIGKQYPELQAFVQFVEQEVLPSVLALANSAKGKVVLLAGSKR; this is translated from the coding sequence GTGAGCCCATTGGCACAAAGACAAGCACAATTGATGGATTGGATTAATCATTCCACACCTTTTTTGTGTCAACAATTACACATGGTTTACGGTGATGCCAGCTTTAGGCGTTATTTTCGCTTCACCTTTGATGAGCGCACGATTATCGCAGTAGATGCTCCACCAACGTTTGAAGACAGCGAAAAATTTGCCTTAGTTGCAGAGTCTTTCGCTGCTAACGGTTTGCGCGTGCCGGATATATTGGCCGCAGACCACACGTTAGGCTTTTATTGTCTCAATGATTTTGGTGATGAGCAATTGGCTCATCAACTAAATGACCATAGTTGTCACCAGTTGTACCCAAAAGCCTTAGCACTTTTGCCAAAGGTACAGCAATGTACAGCTACAGCTCAAGCAACTTTACCCGCCTATGATCACAAACTATTTACCCGAGAGTTTGAAATATTCACTCAATGGTTATTAGATGTGCATTTGGGGTATCGTTTGACGGCTGAACAGCACGCTATGCTGAACGATACATTCAATGTATTAGCAGACAATTTCTTTGAGCAACCTAAAGTTGGTGTGCATCGCGACTTTCACTCCCGTAATCTAATGATGCTACAAAATAATGAGATTGGCGTCATTGATTTTCAAGACGCAGTGGTTGGCCCTATCACATATGATGCGGTGTCTTTGCTGCGCGATTGTTATCGACGTTGGCCCGATAAATGGGTGAGCAATTGGTTAGCTGCGTTTCAACAGCAGTTTTATCCGCAATACCCACTTGTTAAATTCACTCGCTGGTTTGACCTAACAGGCATGCAACGGCACATCAAAGCCAGTGGTATATTTGCTCGTTTGCATCACAGAGATGGAAAAAGTGACTATTTAGAGGATATTCCACGAACCTTGGGATATATGGTGGATATAGGTAAGCAATATCCCGAGCTTCAGGCGTTCGTACAATTTGTTGAACAAGAAGTTCTACCGAGTGTACTGGCGTTAGCCAATTCAGCGAAAGGTAAGGTAGTGTTACTTGCAGGCAGTAAACGCTAA
- the murU gene encoding N-acetylmuramate alpha-1-phosphate uridylyltransferase MurU: protein MILAAGRGERMRPLTDTTPKPLLEVHGKPLIEYHIERLAAAGIKRIVINHAWLGEQIVQRIGNGSRFNVDIVYSKEETALETAGGIKKALPHLCEHNDSDAFLVVNGDVFTDICFANLLENLREHVTGLKKELLLAHLILVPNPPHNPEGDFYLHGCNVSKEQSGDTKIEQCRSNKYTFSGIGVYRKALFDNISQASQRLAPVLVDAMTKNQVSGSLYQGVWVDIGTPERLTQLNAQR, encoded by the coding sequence ATGATTTTAGCGGCAGGACGCGGCGAGCGTATGCGGCCATTAACCGATACTACGCCTAAGCCCTTGCTAGAAGTACACGGCAAGCCCTTGATTGAATACCATATCGAACGTTTAGCCGCCGCCGGTATTAAACGCATAGTGATAAACCATGCATGGCTTGGCGAGCAAATTGTTCAGCGTATCGGCAATGGCTCGCGATTTAACGTGGATATCGTGTATTCCAAAGAGGAAACCGCACTAGAAACCGCAGGAGGTATCAAAAAAGCACTCCCGCACTTGTGTGAACACAATGATAGCGATGCGTTTTTAGTGGTCAATGGTGACGTATTTACTGACATTTGCTTTGCCAATTTACTCGAAAACCTGAGAGAGCACGTTACAGGTTTAAAGAAAGAGTTGCTGCTAGCCCACTTGATATTAGTGCCAAACCCCCCACACAACCCTGAGGGGGATTTTTACTTGCATGGTTGTAATGTGAGCAAAGAACAAAGCGGTGACACGAAAATAGAACAGTGTCGTTCAAACAAGTATACCTTTAGCGGTATCGGTGTGTACCGCAAAGCGTTGTTCGACAATATATCGCAAGCAAGTCAACGTTTAGCGCCTGTGCTGGTAGACGCGATGACAAAAAATCAAGTAAGCGGAAGTTTGTACCAAGGTGTATGGGTTGATATAGGTACGCCTGAGCGCTTAACGCAATTGAATGCGCAGCGTTGA